A stretch of the Lolium perenne isolate Kyuss_39 chromosome 3, Kyuss_2.0, whole genome shotgun sequence genome encodes the following:
- the LOC127340902 gene encoding cysteine-rich receptor-like protein kinase 10 isoform X1, protein MASVLLLLLLLMPASVMAIGIVCGSGSNYTANSTFKASLAALADTLPSNASSSPQLFATVTTGVVHALVLCRRDTINTTACKNCVASSFKYAQKMCPDRKTGATVYYDYDEVSALQPGCILGFSGDGGFLSPASSTTGNVTFFQYWNTVNITGNARVVAAAVRELLAATARDAAATARGFATAFMDSIGGGSPTLYSLAQCTPDLSAGDCLSCLQRLVSTVNATNVVRMGGRIFVLRCNIRFEAFSFYEDKSTRRIPFSSPSSMAPAPAPAPTGKRRGIKPWVIALSVAAPVALVAFCFLVYCHRLRTKHTKGKATLQEKHANEFQGDELVWEMEAELSEFSVYEFHQILEATSNFSEENKLGEGGFGPVYKGHFPEGIEIAVKRLDSDSGQGFIEFKNEVELIAKLQHRNLVRLMGCCSQGGEKVLVYEYLPNKSLDFFIFDENMKVLLDWDKRIAIIAGIAEGLLYLHKHSRLRVIHRDLKPSNILLDREMNAKISDFGLAKIFSSNNNEGNKTRKVVGTYGYMAPEYASHGLFSIKSDVFSFGVLVLEIISGKKNSHECGAFINLLGYAWQLFEEERWIELIDAALPPNDHSVEIMRVINIALLCVQEDAIDRPTTLDVVAMLSSKTMILDKPKQPAYFSASIGNKEEPTATRSCSVNDVTITMIAPR, encoded by the exons ATGGcgagtgtgctgctgctgctcctcctccttatGCCGGCATCGGTAATGGCAATCGGGATTGtctgcggcagcggcagcaactaCACGGCCAACAGCACCTTCAAGGCCAGCCTCGCCGCGCTCGCTGACACCCTCCCTAGCAACGCCTCCTCCTCCCCTCAGCTCTTCGCCACTGTCACCACCGGCGTGGTGCACGCGCTCGTGCTCTGCCGCCGCGACACCATCAACACCACTGCATGCAAAAACTGCGTCGCCTCCTCGTTCAAGTACGCGCAGAAGATGTGCCCGGACCGCAAGACCGGCGCCACCGTCTACTACGACTACGACGAGGTGAGCGCTCTGCAACCAGGGTGTATccttggcttctccggcgacggcggcttCCTCAGCCCAGCATCAAGTACCACTGGGAATGTTACGTTCTTCCAATACTGGAACACGGTGAACATCACAGGCAACGCCCGCGTTGTCGCTGCTGCCGTCCGTGAGCTCCTAGCGGCGACTGCACGGGACGCGGCTGCCACGGCGAGGGGGTTCGCCACTGCGTTCATGGACTCCATTGGAGGCGGCTCCCCAACACTCTACTCCCTGGCGCAATGCACGCCGGACCTATCTGCCGGCGACTGCCTGTCGTGCCTCCAGCGGCTCGTTAGCACGGTCAACGCCACCAATGTCGTGCGCATGGGAGGGAGGATCTTCGTGCTCCGCTGCAACATCAGGTTTGAGGCCTTTTCGTTCTATGAAGACAAAAGCACGCGGCGGATTCCATTTTCATCTCCATCATCCATGGCTCCGGCACCTGCACCAGCTCCAACAGGTAAGA GACGTGGAATCAAACCTTGGGTAATAGCCTTATCGGTAGCTGCTCCAGTAGCACTGGTGGCTTTCTGCTTCCTCGTTTACTGTCATCGGCTAAGAACAAAGCACACAAAAG GTAAAGCGACCTTACAAGAAAAACATGCTAACGAGTTTCAAGGAGATGAACTAGTTTGGGAGATGGAAGCAGAGTTATCTGAGTTCTCAGTATATGAGTTTCATCAGATATTAGAGGCTACAAGTAACTTCTCCGAGGAAAACAAACTTGGTGAAGGTGGATTTGGCCCTGTTTATAAG GGCCACTTTCCCGAGGGAATCGAGATAGCAGTTAAGAGACTTGATTCAGATTCAGGTCAAGGTTTCATAGAGTTCAAAAATGAAGTTGAGCTCATAGCAAAACTTCAACACAGAAATTTGGTTAGGCTCATGGGATGTTGCTCTCAAGGAGGGGAGAAAGTTCTGGTCTACGAATACTTGCCAAACAAAAGCTTGGACTTCTTCATCTTTG ATGAAAATATGAAAGTTCTACTAGACTGGGACAAACGCATTGCAATAATTGCAGGAATAGCAGAAGGGCTTCTTTACCTACATAAGCACTCTAGGTTGCGCGTTATACATCGGGATCTTAAACCAAGCAACATTCTCTTGGATAGAGAAATGAATGCTAAAATTTCAGATTTTGGGCTAGCAAAAATATTTAGCTCAAACAACAATGAAGGAAATAAAACAAGAAAGGTCGTTGGTACATA TGGCTACATGGCACCTGAGTATGCTTCACATGGCCTCTTCTCTATCAAATCGGATGTATTCAGCTTTGGTGTTTTGGTTCTCGAGATCATTAGCGGCAAAAAGAATTCCCATGAATGTGGAGCTTTCATCAACCTCCTTGGATAT GCTTGGCAATTATTTGAAGAGGAAAGGTGGATTGAACTCATTGATGCAGCATTACCTCCCAATGATCATTCAGTGGAGATTATGAGGGTCATTAACATTGCATTGTTGTGTGTACAAGAGGATGCAATTGATCGACCGACCACGTTGGATGTTGTTGCAATGCTAAGCAGCAAGACTATGATCTTAGATAAGCCTAAACAACCAGCATATTTCAGTGCAAGTATAGGCAACAAAGAAGAACCCACCGCAACTCGGTCTTGTAGTGTTAATGATGTGACTATAACTATGATAGCTCCTAGATAG
- the LOC127340902 gene encoding cysteine-rich receptor-like protein kinase 10 isoform X2 yields the protein MASVLLLLLLLMPASVMAIGIVCGSGSNYTANSTFKASLAALADTLPSNASSSPQLFATVTTGVVHALVLCRRDTINTTACKNCVASSFKYAQKMCPDRKTGATVYYDYDEVSALQPGCILGFSGDGGFLSPASSTTGNVTFFQYWNTVNITGNARVVAAAVRELLAATARDAAATARGFATAFMDSIGGGSPTLYSLAQCTPDLSAGDCLSCLQRLVSTVNATNVVRMGGRIFVLRCNIRFEAFSFYEDKSTRRIPFSSPSSMAPAPAPAPTGRGIKPWVIALSVAAPVALVAFCFLVYCHRLRTKHTKGKATLQEKHANEFQGDELVWEMEAELSEFSVYEFHQILEATSNFSEENKLGEGGFGPVYKGHFPEGIEIAVKRLDSDSGQGFIEFKNEVELIAKLQHRNLVRLMGCCSQGGEKVLVYEYLPNKSLDFFIFDENMKVLLDWDKRIAIIAGIAEGLLYLHKHSRLRVIHRDLKPSNILLDREMNAKISDFGLAKIFSSNNNEGNKTRKVVGTYGYMAPEYASHGLFSIKSDVFSFGVLVLEIISGKKNSHECGAFINLLGYAWQLFEEERWIELIDAALPPNDHSVEIMRVINIALLCVQEDAIDRPTTLDVVAMLSSKTMILDKPKQPAYFSASIGNKEEPTATRSCSVNDVTITMIAPR from the exons ATGGcgagtgtgctgctgctgctcctcctccttatGCCGGCATCGGTAATGGCAATCGGGATTGtctgcggcagcggcagcaactaCACGGCCAACAGCACCTTCAAGGCCAGCCTCGCCGCGCTCGCTGACACCCTCCCTAGCAACGCCTCCTCCTCCCCTCAGCTCTTCGCCACTGTCACCACCGGCGTGGTGCACGCGCTCGTGCTCTGCCGCCGCGACACCATCAACACCACTGCATGCAAAAACTGCGTCGCCTCCTCGTTCAAGTACGCGCAGAAGATGTGCCCGGACCGCAAGACCGGCGCCACCGTCTACTACGACTACGACGAGGTGAGCGCTCTGCAACCAGGGTGTATccttggcttctccggcgacggcggcttCCTCAGCCCAGCATCAAGTACCACTGGGAATGTTACGTTCTTCCAATACTGGAACACGGTGAACATCACAGGCAACGCCCGCGTTGTCGCTGCTGCCGTCCGTGAGCTCCTAGCGGCGACTGCACGGGACGCGGCTGCCACGGCGAGGGGGTTCGCCACTGCGTTCATGGACTCCATTGGAGGCGGCTCCCCAACACTCTACTCCCTGGCGCAATGCACGCCGGACCTATCTGCCGGCGACTGCCTGTCGTGCCTCCAGCGGCTCGTTAGCACGGTCAACGCCACCAATGTCGTGCGCATGGGAGGGAGGATCTTCGTGCTCCGCTGCAACATCAGGTTTGAGGCCTTTTCGTTCTATGAAGACAAAAGCACGCGGCGGATTCCATTTTCATCTCCATCATCCATGGCTCCGGCACCTGCACCAGCTCCAACAG GACGTGGAATCAAACCTTGGGTAATAGCCTTATCGGTAGCTGCTCCAGTAGCACTGGTGGCTTTCTGCTTCCTCGTTTACTGTCATCGGCTAAGAACAAAGCACACAAAAG GTAAAGCGACCTTACAAGAAAAACATGCTAACGAGTTTCAAGGAGATGAACTAGTTTGGGAGATGGAAGCAGAGTTATCTGAGTTCTCAGTATATGAGTTTCATCAGATATTAGAGGCTACAAGTAACTTCTCCGAGGAAAACAAACTTGGTGAAGGTGGATTTGGCCCTGTTTATAAG GGCCACTTTCCCGAGGGAATCGAGATAGCAGTTAAGAGACTTGATTCAGATTCAGGTCAAGGTTTCATAGAGTTCAAAAATGAAGTTGAGCTCATAGCAAAACTTCAACACAGAAATTTGGTTAGGCTCATGGGATGTTGCTCTCAAGGAGGGGAGAAAGTTCTGGTCTACGAATACTTGCCAAACAAAAGCTTGGACTTCTTCATCTTTG ATGAAAATATGAAAGTTCTACTAGACTGGGACAAACGCATTGCAATAATTGCAGGAATAGCAGAAGGGCTTCTTTACCTACATAAGCACTCTAGGTTGCGCGTTATACATCGGGATCTTAAACCAAGCAACATTCTCTTGGATAGAGAAATGAATGCTAAAATTTCAGATTTTGGGCTAGCAAAAATATTTAGCTCAAACAACAATGAAGGAAATAAAACAAGAAAGGTCGTTGGTACATA TGGCTACATGGCACCTGAGTATGCTTCACATGGCCTCTTCTCTATCAAATCGGATGTATTCAGCTTTGGTGTTTTGGTTCTCGAGATCATTAGCGGCAAAAAGAATTCCCATGAATGTGGAGCTTTCATCAACCTCCTTGGATAT GCTTGGCAATTATTTGAAGAGGAAAGGTGGATTGAACTCATTGATGCAGCATTACCTCCCAATGATCATTCAGTGGAGATTATGAGGGTCATTAACATTGCATTGTTGTGTGTACAAGAGGATGCAATTGATCGACCGACCACGTTGGATGTTGTTGCAATGCTAAGCAGCAAGACTATGATCTTAGATAAGCCTAAACAACCAGCATATTTCAGTGCAAGTATAGGCAACAAAGAAGAACCCACCGCAACTCGGTCTTGTAGTGTTAATGATGTGACTATAACTATGATAGCTCCTAGATAG
- the LOC127340903 gene encoding cysteine-rich receptor-like protein kinase 10 encodes MAAIVTTILLLLLTPSLVAADVFCDNVKAVAAILSKNASSSPVHFASTTYGQAPDVVSALALCGGDILDGSTCGVCITNWFDQALSVPQCAKVDSNYRDCIIAYGGAAANILAAPSNATGGSGDNTPPFENWNIRNVSGGNVSLIAGLTRELLAATAEKAAGTVPSRYATGVMNMARVSTTYPSVYSQARCTPDLPADECSACLRRLLGMVNSTMSLRMGGQMGVTRCYFRYDAFQFYAGQPLLSLPASAAAPTPTKRRSILWVIPVVAVPLIAAAFLLSICFFRRLKRQRKGSRYWRKRQGKNAEFCLFDFEELLEATSNFSEENKLGEGGYGTVYKGQLPEGLEVAVKRLASHSGQGFIEFQNELQLIAKLQHMNLVRLLGYCSREEEKILVYEYLPNKSLDYFIFDENKRALLDWSKLVAIIEGIAHGLLYMHKHSRLLVIHRDLKPSNILLDSEMNPKISDFGLAKIFSSNDTEGDTTRRVVGTYGYMAPEYASKGIFSVKSDVFSFGVIILEVLSGKQNSGHQQCGDFINLLGHAWQLWEDGKWIDLVDASLVPYSHSAKMMRCINIALLCVQENAVDRPTMGDVVSMLSNDTMILDVPKQPAYINVRVGNEDSSTAAESSSINGMTICVTPR; translated from the exons ATGGCGGCCATAGTCACCACCATCCTGCTCCTCCTACTCACACCTTCTCTGGTGGCCGCCGATGTGTTCTGTGACAACGTCAAGGCCGTCGCAGCCATCCTCTCCAAGAACGCCTCCTCTTCCCCGGTACACTTCGCCAGCACCACCTATGGCCAAGCCCCCGACGTGGTCTCCGCTCTCGCGCTCTGCGGCGGCGACATCCTCGACGGCTCCACCTGTGGCGTGTGCATCACCAACTGGTTCGATCAGGCGCTAAGCGTGCCGCAGTGCGCCAAGGTCGACTCCAACTACCGGGACTGCATCATTGCGtacggtggcgccgccgccaacaTCCTAGCGGCACCCTCGAACGCCACGGGAGGATCCGGCGACAACACGCCGCCCTTCGAGAACTGGAACATCAGGAATGTCTCCGGCGGCAACGTCTCCCTCATCGCCGGCCTCACCCGCGAGCTGCTGGCGGCAACTGCAGAGAAGGCGGCTGGCACGGTTCCGAGCCGGTATGCCACTGGCGTCATGAACATGGCGAGAGTGTCCACGACCTATCCGAGCGTGTACTCGCAGGCGCGGTGCACGCCGGACCTGCCCGCCGACGAGTGCTCGGCATGCCTGCGCCGTCTCCTCGGCATGGTCAACTCCACCATGTCCCTGCGCATGGGTGGGCAGATGGGTGTCACGCGTTGTTATTTCAGGTACGACGCGTTTCAGTTCTACGCTGGTCAACCACTGTTAAGTCTGCCGGCGTCGGCGGCAGCTCCGACTCCGACCAAACGCAGGAGTATATTGTGGGTAATTCCCGTAGTTGCAGTTCCTCTAATTGCAGCAGCATTTCTCCTCTCCATCTGTTTCTTTCGTCGGCTTAAAAGGCAAAGAAAAG GGTCAAGATACTGGAGGAAGAGGCAAGGGAAAAATGCGGAGTTTTGTTTGTTTGACTTTGAAGAGCTACTGGAGGCTACAAGTAATTTTTCAGAGGAAAACAAACTtggagaaggtggctatggcactGTCTATAAG GGCCAGCTTCCAGAGGGGTTGGAGGTAGCGGTTAAGAGGCTTGCATCACATTCAGGGCAGGGTTTCATAGAGTTTCAAAATGAACTCCAGCTCATAGCCAAACTACAACACATGAATTTGGTTAGGCTCTTGGGATATTGCTCACGAGAAGAGGAGAAAATATTGGTCTATGAATACTTGCCGAACAAAAGCCTGGATTACTTCATCTTTG ATGAGAATAAAAGAGCTTTACTGGATTGGTCAAAACTTGTAGCAATAATTGAGGGAATAGCACATGGACTTCTTTACATGCATAAGCACTCCCGGTTGCTTGTTATACACCGAGATCTTAAACCGAGCAACATTCTCCTGGACAGCGAAATGAATCCAAAAATTTCAGATTTCGGGCTAGCAAAAATATTCAGCTCAAATGACACCGAAGGAGACACTACAAGAAGAGTGGTTGGCACATA TGGCTACATGGCCCCTGAGTATGCTTCGAAAGGCATCTTCTCTGTTAAATCCGATGTCTTCAGCTTTGGTGTAATAATTTTGGAGGTCCTTAGCGGAAAACAAAATTCTGGTCACCAACAATGTGGAGATTTCATCAATCTGCTTGGACAT GCATGGCAATTATGGGAAGATGGAAAGTGGATAGATCTGGTTGATGCATCATTGGTTCCCTATAGTCACTCCGCAAAGATGATGAGGTGCATTAACATAGCATTGTTGTGTGTACAAGAGAATGCAGTCGATCGACCAACCATGGGAGATGTTGTTTCAATGCTAAGCAATGACACTATGATCTTGGATGTGCCTAAGCAGCCAGCATATATCAATGTAAGAGTGGGAAATGAAGATTCTTCCACCGCTGCCGAGTCATCTAGTATTAATGGCATGACTATATGTGTCACACCAAGATAG